A stretch of Pseudomonadota bacterium DNA encodes these proteins:
- the yaiO gene encoding YaiO family outer membrane beta-barrel protein: MNDGFADTRGAYLRGRLDTGASDQWRAEANELSRFGDEGFYGALGNVHQFGPDWFTSVNIGSSSGGFYWPRLRTDVSVSRRWLPGRNLVTTLGVTCFDAKDIHTDTGFKAEAVWYSASKWIVQAGTTYNISHPGAVGSASGYVALSHAENGKRIVTARLGGGEQAYQPFADNRFNVGISFGELRVSCKQWLGKRWGINVSADSYVSSTYDQHGVELGLFQEF; this comes from the coding sequence GTGAATGACGGCTTTGCCGACACGCGCGGCGCCTACCTGCGTGGCCGCCTGGACACGGGCGCCAGCGACCAGTGGCGCGCCGAGGCCAACGAGCTGTCGCGCTTCGGCGATGAGGGCTTCTACGGCGCGCTCGGCAATGTCCACCAGTTCGGTCCCGACTGGTTTACCTCCGTCAACATCGGTTCGAGTTCGGGTGGCTTCTACTGGCCGCGCCTGCGCACCGACGTCAGCGTCAGCCGGCGCTGGCTGCCGGGACGCAATCTCGTCACCACGCTCGGCGTCACCTGCTTCGATGCCAAGGACATCCATACCGACACCGGCTTCAAGGCCGAAGCGGTGTGGTACAGCGCCTCGAAGTGGATAGTGCAGGCCGGCACCACCTACAACATCAGCCACCCCGGCGCGGTCGGCTCGGCCTCGGGCTACGTGGCGCTGTCCCATGCCGAGAATGGCAAGCGCATCGTCACGGCGCGCTTAGGCGGCGGTGAACAGGCCTACCAGCCGTTCGCCGACAACCGCTTCAACGTCGGCATCAGTTTTGGCGAGCTGCGCGTGAGCTGCAAACAGTGGCTGGGCAAGCGCTGGGGTATCAACGTGTCCGCCGACAGCTATGTCAGCAGCACCTATGACCAGCATGGCGTAGAGCTTGGTCTGTTCCAGGAATTCTGA
- a CDS encoding polymer-forming cytoskeletal protein, producing the protein MHGVWPHLSTSSITLAPGTRFQRLNAEVVRFASDAAVAGGLNMQRPPPIPWTLPKTVRHLDEHTVAVASDLKLYTATRVDSHLVAEGRLEVGTSSELNCSNIKARTALVLGAGCVVRGALVCQAPITIGPGCLVKARWCPESTISIAAGSVIGTPGLATTVTAPRIRVESGCQVSGTLWATAEGVVDAPSRRAAV; encoded by the coding sequence TTGCACGGTGTATGGCCGCATCTCAGCACGTCCTCGATCACGCTCGCGCCCGGCACGCGTTTTCAGCGTTTGAATGCCGAGGTGGTGCGCTTCGCCTCGGACGCCGCGGTGGCGGGTGGTCTGAACATGCAGCGACCGCCGCCGATCCCGTGGACCCTGCCGAAAACCGTGCGCCACCTGGACGAGCACACGGTGGCGGTGGCCTCGGATCTCAAGCTCTACACGGCAACCCGCGTCGACAGCCACCTGGTTGCCGAAGGGCGCCTCGAGGTCGGCACGAGCTCGGAACTGAACTGCAGCAATATCAAGGCTCGCACCGCCCTGGTGCTGGGCGCCGGATGCGTGGTACGCGGCGCCCTGGTATGTCAGGCCCCCATCACCATCGGCCCCGGTTGCCTGGTGAAGGCCCGGTGGTGTCCGGAGTCCACCATCTCGATCGCGGCCGGCAGCGTGATCGGCACGCCGGGACTCGCGACCACGGTCACAGCTCCGCGCATCCGCGTGGAGTCGGGGTGTCAGGTGTCCGGTACCCTATGGGCGACGGCCGAAGGCGTGGTCGACGCGCCGTCGCGGCGCGCCGCTGTGTAA